Proteins encoded in a region of the Falco rusticolus isolate bFalRus1 chromosome 10, bFalRus1.pri, whole genome shotgun sequence genome:
- the ARFGEF2 gene encoding brefeldin A-inhibited guanine nucleotide-exchange protein 2 isoform X3 produces the protein MLNVIFTRMENQAIQESRDAEKTNQQKSQSPAIQGMSKSPKTGQLKHSYQEGKPTVPPSVELTNGEPERTENGDVKLEQDLTLPASEETTDGGKEVVKGILEDVVKSAVKVAEEKQVTETVTALPALETADTVLSGSSSENVQTNGIPDDGQSVSSTDNLETDLSGHPAAARFSHVLQKDAFLVFRSLCKLSMKPLGDGPPDPKSHELRSKIVSLQLLLSVLQNAGPVFRTHEMFINAIKQYLCVALSKNGVSSVPDVFELSLAIFLTLLSNFKTHLKMQIEVFFKEIFLNILETSSSSFEHKWMVIQTLTRICADAQCVVDIYVNYDCDLNAANIFERLVNDLSKIAQGRSGHELGMTPLQELSLRKKGLECLVSILKCMVEWSKDLYVNPNHQASLGSYKPSEQEVAEGKCLESGGRRSSVSSLDSTVSSGVGSVGTQTTVPDDPEQFEVIKQQKEIIEHGIELFNKKPKRGIQYLQEQGMLGTTAEDIAQFLHQEERLCSTQVGEFLGESNKFNKEVMYAYVDQLDFCGKDFVSALRIFLEGFRLPGEAQKIDRLMEKFAARYIECNQRQTLFASADTAYVLAYSIIMLTTDLHSPQVKNKMTKEQYIKMNRGINDSKDLPVEYLSTIYEEIEGKKIAMKETKEYAITTKCSKPSVANEKQRRLLYNLEMEQMAKTAKALMEAVSHAKAPFTSATHLDHVRPMFKLVWTPLLAAYSVGLQNCDDTEVASLCLEGIRCAIRIACIFGMQLERDAYVQALARFSLLTASSSITEMKQKNIDTIKTLITVAHTDGNYLGNSWHEILKCISQLELAQLIGTGVKTRYLSGSGREREGTIKGYASGGEEFMGLGLGNLVGSGADKRHMASIQESVGETSSQSVVVAVDRIFTGSTRLDGNAIVDFVRWLCAVSMDELASPHHPRMFSLQKIVEISYYNMNRIRLQWSRIWHVIGDHFNKVGCNPNEDVAIFAVDSLRQLSMKFLEKGELANFRFQKDFLRPFEHIMKKNRSPTIRDMVIRCIAQMVNSQAGNIRSGWKNIFAVFHQAASDHDGNIVELAFQTTAHIVTNIFQQHFPAAIDSFQDAVKCLSEFACNVAFPDTSMEAIRLIRYCAKYVSERPQVLREYTSDDMNVAPGDRVWVRGWFPILFELSCIINRCKLDVRTRGLTVMFEIMKSYGHTFEKHWWQDLFRIVFRIFDNMKLPEQQTEKSEWMTTTCNHALYAICDVFTQFYEALNEILLPDILAQLHWCVKQDNEQLARSGTNCLENLVILNGQKFSPEVWGQTCNCMLEIFKTTIPHVLLTWRPVGMEEDSVEKHWDLDLDHQSLSSMDKNASERGQSQFSNPTDESWKGGPYTNQKLFAGLLIKCVVQLELIQTIDNIVFYPATSKKEDAEHMAAAQRDALDADIHIDTEDQGMYKYMSSHHLFKLLDCLQESHSFSKAFNSNYEQRTVLWRAGFKGKSKPNLLKQETSSLACCLRILFRMYVDENRRDSWDAIQRRLLSVCSEALAYFITVNSESHREAWTNLLLLLLTKTLKISDEKFRAHASTYYPYLCEIMQFDLIPELRAVLRKFFLRIGVVFKICVTEEQIRTTGMSLPSW, from the exons ATGttaaatgtcatttttacaCGGATGGAAAATCAAGCT ATACAAGAATCCAGAGACGCAGAAAAAACGAATCAGCAAAAATCCCAGTCTCCTGCAATTCAAGGGATGTCCAAGTCTCCGAAGACTGGTCAGTTAAAGCACAGCTATCAGGAGGGCAAACCCACTGTTCCTCCAAGCGTGGAATTAACCAACGGTGAGcctgagagaacagaaaatggagaTGTGAAGTTGGAGCAGGATCTGACTCTTCCAGCATCAG AGGAAACAACTGATGGAGGAAAGGAAGTGGTTAAAGGAATCTTGGAAGATGTGGTCAAGTCAGCTGTGAAAG tggctgaagaaaagcaggtaACAGAAACAGTTACGGCTCTACCTGCATTAGAGACTGCAGATACTGTTCTATCTGGCTCTAGCAGTGAAAATGTACAAACAAACGGGATTCCAGATGATGGGCAATCTGTTTCCTCCACTGATAATCTG GAAACAGATCTATCTGGacatccagctgctgccagattTTCCCATGTTCTACAAAAGGATGCCTTCCTTGTCTTCAGGTCATTGTGCAAGCTCTCCATGAAACCACTTGGTGATGGGCCACCAGATCCCAA atcaCATGAATTGCGTTCTAAGATAGTGTCTCTTCAGCTTCTTCTCTCGGTACTGCAGAATGCTGGTCCAGTTTTCAGGACACACGAGATGTTCATCAATGCAATCAAGCAATATCTTTGTGTAGCATTATCTAAAAATGGAGTCTCTTCTGTTCCTGATGTATTTGAGCTCTCTCTTGCCatctttctcacactgctttcGAATTTTAAGacccatttaaaaatgcagattgaG gTGTTCTTCAAAGAGATCTTCTTGAATATTCTAGAGACTTCTTCAAGCTCCTTTGAACACAAATGGATGGTGATTCAGACTTTAACTAGAATTTGTGCAG atGCCCAGTGTGTAGTGGATATTTATGTTAACTATGACTGTGATTTAAACGCTGCTAATATCTTTGAACGCCTTGTAAATGATTTGTCAAAAATCGCACAGGGACGAAGTGGGCATGAGTTGGGAATGACGCCTTTACAG gAACTAAGCCTGAGGAAAAAAGGACTTGAATGTTTggtttctattttaaaatgtatggtAGAATGGAGCAAAGACCTTTATGTGAACCCCAATCATCAGGCTAGCTTGG GTTCATATAAACCATCTGAACAGGAAGTGGCTGAAGGTAAATGCCTTGAGAGTGGAGGGAGACGGAGTAGTGTGAGTTCGTTGGACTCCACTGTTTCATCAGGAGTTGGAAGTGTTGGTACACAGACCACTGTTCCAGATGATCCTGAGCAATTTGAAGTCATCaagcaacaaaaggaaataattgaaCATGGGATAGAACT GTTtaataaaaaaccaaagagaGGAATACAGTATCTACAGGAGCAGGGAATGCTTGGCACTACAGCAGAGGACATTGCACAGTTCTTGCACCAAGAAGAACGCCTTTGTTCT ACTCAAGTAGGGGAATTTCTTGGGGAAAGCAACAAGTTTAACAAGGAAGTGATGTATGCCTATGTAGACCAGCttgatttctgtggaaaagacTTTGTCTCCGCTCTGCGTATATTTCTGGAAGGTTTTCGCCTACCAGGTGAAGCCCAGAAGATTGATAGATTAATGGAGAAGTTTGCTGCTAGATATATTGAATGCAACCAACG GCAAACACTATTTGCTAGCGCTGACACTGCCTATGTTTTGGCATACTCTATTATAATGTTGACTACAGACTTGCACAGTCCGCAG gttaaaaataaaatgacaaaggAGCAATACATTAAAATGAATCGAGGAATCAATGATAGTAAAGACCTGCCAGTAGAGTATTTATCCACAATCTATGAAgaaatagaaggaaagaaaattgcaaTGAAAGAGACAAAAGAATACGCAATTACAACGAAGTGTAGTAAACCAA GTGTAGCTAATGAGAAGCAGCGAAGGTTGTTGTACAACTTGGAGATGGAACAGATGGCTAAAACAGCTAAAGCCCTCATGGAGGCAGTAAGCCACGCAAAGGCTCCTTTTACAAGTGCCACTCATCTGGATCACGTCAGACCCATGTTCAAA cttGTATGGACTCCATTGCTGGCAGCTTACAGTGTTGGCTTGCAGAACTGCGATGACACCGAAGTTGCATCCCTTTGTTTGGAGGGAATACGCTGTGCAATTAGAATAGCCTGTATCTTCGGAATGCAG CTTGAACGAGATGCTTATGTACAAGCCCTTGCTCGGTTTTCCTTGTTGACGGCCAGTTCCAGtattacagaaatgaaacagaagaacatAGATACCATCAAGACACTTATTACAGTTGCTCACACAGATGGCAATTATCTTGGGAATTCTTGGCATGAG atCTTGAAATGTATTAGCCAGCTGGAACTAGCACAACTTATAGGAACTGGAGTGAAAACTCGGTATTTGTCTGGCTCTGGGCGTGAAAGGGAAGGAACCATTAAAGGCTATGCATCTGGAGGGGAAGAGTTTATGGGCCTGGGATTAG GTAACCTCGTTGGAAGTGGAGCTGATAAACGGCATATGGCGAGCATTCAAGAGTCTGTGGGAGAGACCAGTTCACAGAGTGTAGTGGTAGCAGTAGACAG GATATTTACAGGATCAACTAGGCTGGATGGAAATGCAATAG TTGACTTTGTCCGGTGGCTGTGTGCTGTTTCCATGGATGAGCTGGCTTCCCCGCACCATCCGCGCatgttcagcctgcagaagatAGTGGAGATATCGTATTACAACATGAATCGTATTAGGCTGCAGTGGTCAAGGATTTGGCATGTGATTGGAGATCACTTCAATaag GTTGGATGTAACCCTAATGAAGATGTTGCCATCTTTGCAGTAGACTCATTAAGGCAGCTGTCAATGAAATTTCTTGAGAAGGGAGAATTAGCCAACTTCCGCTTCCAGAAGGACTTCCTAAGGCCTTTTGAGCatattatgaagaaaaacag atctccAACTATTCGGGACATGGTAATACGCTGTATTGCTCAGATGGTGAACTCTCAAGCTGGCAATATTCGTTCAGGctggaaaaatatctttgcagtCTTTCATCAAGCAGCATCAGACCACGATGGAAATATTGTGGAGCTGGCCTTTCAAACTACAGCACACATAGTTA caaatatttttcaacagcACTTTCCAGCTGCAATTGACTCATTTCAGGATGCAGTAAAATGTCTTTCTGAGTTTGCCTGTAATGTTGCATTTCCGGACACCAGCATGGAAGCTATTAGACTTATTCGGTATTGTGCAAAATATGTTTCAGAAAGACCGCAG GTATTAAGAGAATACACAAGTGATGACATGAATGTTGCTCCTGGGGACAGAGTATGGGTTAGAGGATGGTTTCCCATTTTATTTGAACTTTCTTGTATCATCAATCGTTGCAAATTAGATGTTCGAACAAG GGGCTTAACAGTGATGTTTGAAATAATGAAGAGTTATGGACATACCTTTGAAAAGCACTGGTGGCAAGATCTGTTCAGAATTGTATTTCGGATTTTTGATAATATGAAACTCCCTGAGCAACAAACAGAg aaATCTGAATGGATGACCACTACATGCAACCATGCACTTTATGCAATCTGTGATGTATTTACACAATTTTATGAAGCTTTAAATGAGATCCTTCTTCCTGACATACTTGCACAGTTACACTGGTGTGTAAAACAAG ATAATGAGCAGTTGGCTCGATCAGGTACAAACTGCCTGGAAAATCTGGTAATACTAAATGGACAGAAATTCAGCCCTGAAGTCTGGGGCCAGACATGCAATTGTATGCTAGAAATCTTCAAAACTACTATTCCTCATGT CTTGCTGACGTGGAGGCCTGTGGGAATGGAGGAAGATTCGGTGGAAAAACATTGG GATTTAGACCTAGATCACCAGTCTTTAAGCAGCATGGataaaaatgcttcagaaagagGACAAAGTCAATTTTCAAATCCAACAGATGAGAGCTGGAAAGGTGGTCCTTATACAA ATCAGAAACTATTTGCTGGCCTCCTGATAAAGTGTGTGGTACAGCTGGAATTGATACAAACCATTGATAATATAGTGTTCTATCCAGCAACAAGCAAGAAGGAAGATGCTGAGCACATGGCTGCAGCTCAG CGAGATGCATTGGATGCAGACATCCACATTGACACAGAAGACCAAGGAATGTATAAATATATGTCATCACATCACCTCTTTAAGTTACTAGATTGTCTACAAGAGTctcattcattttcaaaagcctttaATTCAAATTATGAACAGCGAACTGTGTTATGGAGAGCAG GGTTCAAGGGTAAGTCAAAACCCAATCTCTTAAAACAAGAGACCAGCAGCTTGGCTTGTTGCTTGAGAATACTGTTTCGAATGTATGTGGATGAAAACCGCCGAGACTCCTGGGATGCTATACAACGACGACTGCTGAG TGTATGCAGTGAAGCCCTGGCGTATTTTATTACCGTGAACTCAGAAAGCCACAGAGAAGCTTGGACCAACCTCCTGCTAttgcttttaacaaaaacaCTAAAAATCAGTGATGAAAAG